A stretch of Telopea speciosissima isolate NSW1024214 ecotype Mountain lineage chromosome 11, Tspe_v1, whole genome shotgun sequence DNA encodes these proteins:
- the LOC122645767 gene encoding S-adenosylmethionine synthase 5-like → METFLFTSESVNEGHPDKLCDQISDAILDACLEQDPESKVACETCSKTNMVMVFGEITTKADVDYEKIVRETCRMIGFVSDDVGLDADNCKVLVNIEQQSPDIAQGVHGHLTKRPEEIGAGDQGLMFGYATDETEELMPLSHVLATKLGARLTEVRKNGTCSWLRPDGKTQVTVEYHNDNGAMVPIRVHTILISTQHDETVTNDEIAADLKEHVIKPVVPEKYLDEKTIFHLNPSGRFVIGGPHGDAGLTGRKIIIDTYGGWGAHGGGAFSGKDPTKVDRSGAYIVRQAAKSIVANGLARRCIVQVSYAIGVPEPLSVFVDSYGTGKIPDKEILKIVKETFDFRPGMIAISLDLKRGGNGRFLKTAAYGHFGRDDPDFTWEVVKPLKWEKA, encoded by the coding sequence ATGGAAACCTTCCTATTTACATCTGAATCTGTGAACGAGGGTCACCCAGACAAGTTGTGCGACCAGATCTCTGATGCGATACTCGATGCCTGCCTCGAACAGGACCCCGAAAGCAAGGTAGCGTGCGAGACCTGTTCCAAGACCAACATGGTGATGGTCTTTGGGGAGATCACTACCAAGGCCGACGTAGACTATGAGAAGATTGTGCGCGAAACCTGCCGAATGATCGGATTTGTTTCTGACGATGTGGGTCTTGATGCTGACAACTGCAAGGTCCTGGTCAACATTGAGCAGCAGAGCCCTGATATTGCCCAGGGTGTCCACGGACACCTCACCAAGCGCCCTGAGGAGATTGGTGCTGGTGACCAAGGTCTCATGTTCGGCTATGCCACCGATGAGACTGAGGAGCTGATGCCCCTCAGCCACGTCCTTGCCACCAAGCTTGGGGCTCGCCTTACTGAGGTTCGCAAGAATGGCACCTGCTCGTGGCTGAGGCCCGACGGAAAGACCCAAGTCACAGTCGAATACCACAATGACAATGGTGCCATGGTCCCCATCCGAGTCCACACTATCCTCATCTCCACCCAGCATGACGAGACCGTCACCAACGATGAGATCGCCGCTGACCTTAAGGAGCATGTCATCAAGCCTGTCGTCCCTGAGAAGTACCTCGACGAGAAGACCATCTTCCACCTTAACCCATCAGGGCGTTTTGTCATTGGTGGCCCTCATGGTGATGCTGGCCTCACGGGACGGAAGATTATCATCGACACCTATGGTGGCTGGGGAGCCCACGGTGGTGGTGCCTTCTCTGGTAAGGACCCTACCAAGGTCGACAGGAGTGGTGCCTACATCGTCAGGCAGGCTGCCAAGAGCATTGTTGCCAATGGGCTTGCCCGCCGTTGCATTGTCCAGGTCTCCTATGCCATTGGAGTTCCAGAGCCCTTGTCCGTCTTTGTTGACTCATATGGTACCGGAAAGATACCAGACAAGGAGATCCTAAAGATTGTCAAGGAGACCTTCGATTTCAGGCCTGGGATGATTGCCATTAGCCTGGACCTCAAGAGAGGAGGCAATGGCAGGTTCTTGAAGACAGCCGCCTACGGTCACTTCGGCAGGGACGACCCCGACTTCACATGGGAGGTGGTCAAGCCCCTCAAGTGGGAGAAGGCTTAA
- the LOC122645207 gene encoding non-specific lipid-transfer protein AP10-like, producing the protein MMSCSVWVLSLLVLGSILSPTAAISCSDGISTLLPCRPFLVGSGPPVPTPQCCAGAQALNQMATTREIRRSLCKCLKATAKSVGVNPVRAKQLSLLCHIQLYVPIQPDVDCNRSEYLGVLLFVYLLRDLSCLPRSKRLLLSSVRVNTVL; encoded by the exons ATGATGAGTTGCTCTGTGTGGGTGTTGAgccttttggttttgggatcAATTCTGAGCCCAACAGCTGCAATATCTTGTAGTGATGGTATATCAACTTTGCTCCCATGTAGGCCATTCTTGGTGGGTTCTGGACCTCCAGTTCCTACTCCTCAGTGTTGTGCAGGTGCACAAGCATTGAATCAAATGGCTACAACTCGAGAAATTCGCAGGTCTCTTTGCAAATGCCTAAAGGCCACTGCTAAGTCTGTGGGAGTGAATCCTGTGAGAGCCAAGCAACTCTCCCTACTTTGCCATATTCAGCTTTATGTACCCATCCAACCGGATGTGGATTGCAACAG ATCTGAGTATTTAGGAGTTTTGCTTTTTGTTTATCTGTTACGTGATTTGAGTTGTTTACCGAGGTCTAAGCGGTTGTTATTGTCTTCAGTGAGagtcaacacagtgttgtaA
- the LOC122645208 gene encoding anthocyanidin 3-O-glucosyltransferase 7-like, producing the protein MAQTAQDAILKKPHVAFLSFPFASHPMSLITFARRIAAAAPQITCSFFGTVKSNGTIFASIGDDDEGLQNLKAYDIDNGISENYVFKGKLLEEIELFMKAAPTNFRKGMEVAEEKEKKKITCVLSDPFLWFAGELAEEMGVPWVAAFSGGPFSLTTHLYTDLIRSTIGVAPNGKEDETLDFVPGLSALRVRDLVDGLVSGNLESIFARILDQMGQLLPRATAVCINSFEELDATIIDTLKLKLQRCLPIALFNPESNLDKNGCLPWLEKQKPASVAYISFGTSASLPPHELVALAQGLEASRTPFLWSLKDTSQLPKEFIDKISKHEINGLIVPWTPQFCVLQHRAVGVFLTHCGWNSVLESLITGKPMICRPFMADQWTNSRIISHLWGIGLQLDNGVFTRDGIIKALDLVLFKEGRKMREIGEALKELCKIGMGPNGSCTRNFNSLLQLLSTT; encoded by the exons ATGGCACAAACAGCTCAAGATGCCATCTTAAAGAAGCCCCATGTAGCCTTCCTCTCATTTCCATTTGCAAGTCACCCAATGAGTCTTATCACCTTCGCCCGCCGAATAGCGGCGGCGGCACCGCAAATAACGTGCTCGTTCTTCGGCACAGTGAAATCTAATGGTACAATCTTTGCCAGcattggtgatgatgatgaaggtCTTCAAAATCTAAAAGCTTATGACATAGACAATGGAATTTCAGAAAACTATGTTTTCAAAGGGAAGCTATTGGAAGAAATCGAGCTTTTCATGAAGGCGGCACCGACGAACTTTAGAAAGGGTATGGAGGtagcagaagagaaggagaagaagaagattactTGCGTTTTGAGTGATCCCTTCCTATGGTTTGCAGGGGAGCTGGCGGAGGAGATGGGAGTCCCTTGGGTGGCGGCTTTTTCCGGCGGTCCTTTTTCACTTACCACTCATCTCTATACTGATCTTATCCGCTCTACCATAGGAGTTGCTCCAAATG GAAAGGAAGATGAAACACTCGATTTCGTTCCAGGTTTATCAGCATTACGGGTTCGTGACTTGGTAGATGGACTTGTCTCTGGGAACTTAGAGTCTATATTTGCTCGTATATTAGATCAAATGGGCCAGTTGCTGCCACGGGCAACTGCGGTTTGCATCAATTCGTTCGAGGAATTGGATGCGACGATCATCGATACCCTCAAATTGAAGCTCCAAAGGTGTCTCCCAATTGCACTCTTCAATCCTGAATCAAATTTGGATAAAAATGGATGTCTCCCATGGTTGGAGAAGCAGAAACCTGCTTCAGTAGCATACATTAGCTTTGGTACATCAGCTTCTCTGCCACCCCATGAATTGGTTGCCTTGGCACAAGGACTAGAAGCTAGTAGAACACCATTTTTATGGTCTTTAAAGGACACATCTCAATTACCAAAGGAATTCATAGATAAGATATCAAAGCATGAGATTAATGGACTTATAGTCCCATGGACTCCTCAATTTTGTGTCCTACAACACAGAGCAGTAGGTGTGTTCTTGACACATTGTGGATGGAATTCGGTATTAGAGAGTTTGATAACTGGAAAGCCAATGATCTGCAGGCCATTCATGGCAGACCAATGGACCAACAGTCGTATTATTTCTCATTTGTGGGGGATTGGTTTACAACTCGATAATGGGGTTTTCACCAGAGATGGAATCATTAAGGCACTGGATTTGGTTTTGttcaaagaaggaaggaaaatgaGGGAGATTGGTGAGGCCCTTAAAGAGTTGTGCAAAATTGGAATGGGACCCAATGGTAGCTGCACTAGAAATTTTAATTCTCTCTTGCAATTACTTTCTACTACCTAA